In the genome of Mucisphaera calidilacus, one region contains:
- a CDS encoding DUF3553 domain-containing protein, which translates to MAYQTGQEVRHPKRPEWGTGVVRSVEPITHHGVQAQRVAVDFANKGRVVVNTAIASLEITGNAEPAAAGTRVSPRKLPSRLTTQQEAGQKGSVRPGDAGWLNELERGGGATSSGDLWSLPSSMTDPFASLKQRLLATLDSYRFTTDPRSLIEWAVVQTGLDDPLSKYTRSELERAFPRFSRDRDNHLAELIRTIKRQMQHVILDEVRAEIELPAAHKALHKTSRSV; encoded by the coding sequence ATGGCATATCAAACCGGACAGGAAGTCCGTCATCCCAAGCGGCCCGAGTGGGGGACCGGCGTGGTTCGATCGGTTGAGCCGATCACGCATCACGGCGTTCAGGCTCAGCGTGTTGCCGTGGATTTCGCGAACAAGGGGCGTGTGGTGGTGAACACGGCCATCGCGAGTCTTGAGATCACGGGTAATGCTGAGCCGGCTGCGGCGGGCACGCGTGTGTCGCCTCGCAAGCTACCCTCGCGTCTGACGACGCAGCAGGAGGCTGGGCAGAAGGGTTCGGTTCGGCCGGGAGATGCCGGCTGGCTCAATGAACTCGAGCGTGGCGGCGGCGCGACGTCGAGTGGTGACCTGTGGAGTCTGCCCTCGTCGATGACGGACCCGTTCGCGAGCCTGAAGCAGCGGCTTTTGGCGACGCTGGACAGCTACCGGTTTACGACGGATCCGCGGAGCCTGATTGAGTGGGCTGTGGTTCAGACGGGGCTTGATGATCCCTTGAGCAAGTACACACGCTCGGAGCTCGAGCGTGCTTTTCCTCGCTTCTCGCGTGACCGTGACAACCACCTGGCGGAGTTGATCCGGACGATCAAGCGTCAGATGCAGCACGTGATTCTTGACGAGGTTCGGGCGGAGATCGAGTTGCCGGCGGCGCACAAGGCGCTTCACAAGACCTCGCGTTCGGTCTGA
- a CDS encoding ABC transporter ATP-binding protein, which produces MTTPCLDATNLRFAYLGGQTILDNLSASARPGQLTALIGPNGSGKTTLLRILLGLLTPQQGRVILDHTPLKSLSERQRAAKIAYVPQHASLTFAHLLCDMVALGCWPAGAPRSEAHTELQAWDLGQLAQQPWTALSGGERQRGLLARACCQLAQQGRALLVDEPTASMDPAWAHKTLSQLRDRARDRNIAVLAVLHDLDLAARYADEVWLLAHGQLVASGPTREILTTPNLENAYDVPFQMIEIEPGLTIPLTRPAPRM; this is translated from the coding sequence ATGACAACCCCCTGCCTCGACGCCACAAACCTCCGTTTCGCCTACCTGGGCGGCCAGACGATCCTCGATAACCTCTCAGCCTCCGCCCGCCCGGGCCAACTGACAGCCCTCATCGGACCTAACGGTTCAGGGAAAACCACCCTCCTGCGCATCCTGCTGGGCCTTCTCACACCCCAGCAGGGGCGGGTTATCCTCGATCACACCCCGCTCAAATCGCTCTCCGAGCGGCAACGCGCTGCCAAAATCGCCTATGTGCCTCAACACGCATCACTTACATTTGCCCACCTGCTCTGCGACATGGTCGCACTCGGCTGCTGGCCCGCTGGAGCACCCCGATCTGAGGCTCATACCGAGCTCCAGGCATGGGACCTCGGGCAACTCGCCCAACAGCCCTGGACCGCCCTCTCAGGCGGTGAACGCCAGCGGGGTCTTCTCGCACGAGCCTGCTGCCAGCTCGCTCAGCAAGGCAGAGCCTTGCTCGTCGATGAGCCGACCGCCTCCATGGACCCCGCCTGGGCCCACAAGACCCTCTCCCAGCTCCGAGACAGAGCACGCGACCGGAACATCGCGGTCCTCGCCGTGCTCCACGATCTCGACCTCGCCGCACGCTACGCCGACGAAGTCTGGCTGCTCGCACACGGACAACTCGTCGCTTCCGGACCGACCCGGGAGATCCTGACAACCCCCAACCTCGAAAACGCCTACGACGTCCCTTTCCAAATGATCGAAATCGAGCCGGGGCTCACCATCCCACTCACGCGCCCCGCCCCTAGAATGTGA
- a CDS encoding M64 family metallopeptidase produces the protein MLFSVRRCRVAVVCGALALLVLSSAVSAGYETIRDNGPNTNRVNMVFMGDGYTAGHEIDVVYPQHIEAMLTHVFEGDEDPFPRYEKFINVHRIDVVSDESGADIPPDGVFVDTALGSKYYHDGVTERLLYVSNSRARNALNAGLLGSDIKADVKVITVNSAKYGGGGGEYAVYAGGHASAPEIALHEIGHQFANLADEYAIYDRPYTGFEPPEVNATLDPKGEWDHWLGYVDPDHPEMGAIGVYEGSKYYAEGLYRPSQNSKMRNLGRPFDAVAREQLIKEIYEIVDPVDEHAGNNGLLADPGALWVDVIDPAVLDVSWWVDGSEIPGGPDAFDLSLYGYGLGTFEVVADVRDNTDWIRDEAIKDLAHQRVAWTVSLTGPAKDLDGSGVLDATDIDMAMQRLTAGDGFDLNGDGFGDLFDLDYLLGTMLGAAFGDATLDGRVDLNDLSLLAASFEAPGGWAKGDFTGDGWVDLADLSVLASTFGFGATVPEPSGLIAMGLMAGVRARRGVR, from the coding sequence ATGTTGTTCTCAGTTCGCCGCTGCCGGGTCGCGGTGGTGTGTGGTGCACTCGCTCTGCTGGTGTTGTCGTCTGCTGTTTCTGCGGGCTATGAGACGATCCGTGATAACGGGCCTAATACCAACCGCGTGAATATGGTGTTCATGGGGGATGGCTACACGGCGGGTCATGAGATCGATGTGGTCTATCCGCAGCACATTGAGGCGATGCTGACGCACGTGTTCGAGGGCGATGAGGATCCGTTTCCCCGCTACGAGAAGTTCATCAATGTGCACCGGATTGATGTGGTCAGTGACGAGTCGGGTGCTGATATCCCTCCGGATGGTGTTTTCGTGGATACCGCGCTCGGATCCAAGTATTACCACGACGGCGTCACCGAGCGACTACTTTATGTCAGTAACAGCCGCGCGCGGAATGCGTTGAACGCTGGCCTGCTGGGCTCGGATATCAAGGCGGATGTCAAGGTCATCACCGTCAACAGCGCGAAGTATGGCGGTGGCGGTGGTGAGTATGCGGTATACGCGGGCGGCCATGCGAGCGCGCCGGAGATCGCGTTGCACGAGATCGGACACCAGTTTGCCAATCTGGCTGACGAGTACGCGATTTACGATCGCCCCTACACCGGTTTTGAGCCGCCCGAGGTCAATGCGACACTTGATCCGAAGGGCGAGTGGGATCACTGGCTTGGGTACGTTGACCCGGACCACCCGGAGATGGGTGCGATCGGGGTGTACGAGGGATCAAAGTATTACGCGGAGGGGCTGTACCGTCCTTCCCAGAACTCCAAGATGCGCAACCTCGGGCGGCCGTTTGACGCGGTGGCGCGTGAGCAGCTGATCAAGGAGATCTACGAGATTGTCGATCCGGTGGATGAGCATGCGGGTAACAACGGGTTGCTGGCAGACCCGGGTGCGTTGTGGGTGGATGTGATTGATCCCGCTGTGCTGGATGTTTCGTGGTGGGTGGATGGCTCTGAGATTCCGGGCGGCCCGGACGCGTTTGATCTGTCGCTCTATGGCTACGGGCTGGGCACTTTCGAGGTCGTGGCGGACGTGCGTGACAACACGGACTGGATCCGGGACGAGGCGATCAAGGATCTGGCGCATCAGCGTGTGGCGTGGACGGTCTCGCTGACGGGGCCCGCGAAGGATCTGGATGGGTCGGGCGTTCTGGATGCAACGGACATTGACATGGCCATGCAACGACTCACGGCCGGAGATGGGTTCGACCTCAATGGCGACGGGTTTGGGGATCTGTTTGACCTGGATTACCTGCTGGGCACGATGCTGGGGGCGGCTTTTGGTGATGCGACACTCGACGGCCGGGTCGATCTGAATGACTTGAGTCTGCTGGCGGCTTCGTTCGAAGCACCCGGTGGCTGGGCCAAAGGTGATTTCACGGGTGATGGCTGGGTGGACCTCGCGGACCTGTCGGTGCTGGCATCGACGTTTGGTTTTGGAGCGACGGTCCCCGAGCCGTCGGGGCTCATTGCGATGGGGCTGATGGCCGGGGTTCGAGCACGACGCGGCGTTCGCTAG
- the ligA gene encoding NAD-dependent DNA ligase LigA: MTDVAARASELRGILEDANRRYYVDASPTLSDEAYDRLLAELQSIEEAHPELATEDSPTRRVGGEPIEGFETVEHAVPMLSIDNTYDREELTAWYGRVLKRVGGDGEGLFGAGGVAVRAEAKVDGVAISLRYEGGRLVRAVTRGDGRRGDDVTANVRTIRAVPMVLDAGEDILPDVLEVRGEIFMDQAEFDRINHEKEARGEAMLVNPRNATAGTLKQLDARAVAERRLRFLAHGVGVVEPNRFESYSVFCGALRGWGLPVNDALGDVTDSVEELWGMIERFERERIGLGFATDGVVVRVDRFDLQERLGVRSKSPRWVIAFKFAAERKETVLRDVVWQVGKTGRITPRAEMDPVFVGGTTVTFATLHNADQVERLGVEIGDRVVVQKAGEIIPQVMGLAEGKRETKRRKIEAPSACPSCGEPTVREEGEVDLRCVNPACPAQLMERLIWFVGRDQMDIDGLGEKAVIQLVEAGLVKTFGDLYRLNDRRAELLDLDRMGEKKVEGMLVGIEASKERGLARVLAGLGIRHVGGRAAAILAGHFGDVKSLSAADVETIADVDEIGPITAASVHDFASSDAGRGILGDLASCGVDLTQEQVAVPAGDGPFVGKRVVITGTFEAMDRKAIKQRVEAMGGRVSGSVSGNTDLLLAGERAGSKLAKAESLGVEVWDEARLMSVLDGEGE, translated from the coding sequence ATGACAGATGTAGCGGCGCGAGCGTCGGAACTGCGTGGAATCCTGGAGGACGCAAACCGGCGTTATTACGTGGACGCGTCGCCGACGCTCTCGGATGAGGCGTATGACCGCCTGCTGGCAGAGTTGCAGTCGATCGAGGAGGCGCATCCGGAGCTGGCGACGGAGGACTCGCCGACGCGGCGTGTGGGCGGGGAGCCGATCGAGGGCTTCGAGACGGTCGAGCACGCGGTGCCGATGCTGTCGATCGACAACACCTACGACCGTGAGGAGTTGACGGCGTGGTACGGGCGTGTGCTCAAGCGTGTGGGGGGTGATGGCGAAGGTCTGTTTGGCGCTGGGGGCGTGGCGGTGCGCGCGGAGGCGAAGGTGGACGGCGTGGCGATCAGCCTGCGTTACGAGGGAGGGCGGCTGGTGCGGGCGGTGACGCGTGGCGATGGTCGCCGAGGGGATGACGTCACGGCGAACGTGCGCACGATCCGTGCGGTTCCGATGGTGCTTGACGCGGGCGAGGACATCTTGCCCGACGTGCTGGAGGTGCGTGGCGAGATCTTCATGGATCAGGCGGAGTTTGACCGGATTAACCATGAGAAGGAGGCGCGTGGCGAGGCGATGCTGGTCAACCCTCGTAACGCGACGGCGGGGACGCTCAAGCAACTCGACGCGCGGGCGGTGGCGGAGCGGCGGCTGCGTTTTCTCGCCCACGGTGTGGGCGTGGTGGAGCCGAATCGTTTTGAGTCCTACAGCGTGTTTTGCGGGGCGTTGCGTGGGTGGGGGCTGCCGGTGAATGACGCGTTGGGTGATGTAACGGACTCGGTCGAGGAACTGTGGGGGATGATCGAGCGTTTCGAGCGGGAGCGGATCGGCCTGGGGTTCGCGACGGACGGCGTGGTGGTGCGTGTGGACCGGTTTGATCTGCAGGAGCGGCTGGGTGTGAGGAGCAAGTCGCCTCGTTGGGTGATCGCCTTCAAGTTTGCGGCGGAGCGTAAGGAGACGGTTCTGCGTGACGTGGTGTGGCAGGTTGGTAAGACGGGACGGATCACGCCACGGGCGGAGATGGATCCGGTCTTTGTGGGCGGGACGACGGTGACGTTCGCGACGCTTCACAACGCGGATCAGGTGGAGCGGTTGGGGGTGGAGATCGGTGACCGCGTGGTGGTGCAGAAGGCTGGCGAGATCATCCCTCAGGTGATGGGTCTTGCCGAGGGCAAGCGTGAGACGAAGCGCAGAAAGATCGAGGCGCCTTCGGCCTGCCCGAGCTGTGGCGAGCCGACGGTGCGCGAGGAGGGCGAGGTCGATCTGCGTTGCGTCAACCCGGCTTGTCCGGCACAGCTGATGGAACGGCTCATCTGGTTCGTGGGCCGTGATCAGATGGACATTGACGGGCTGGGTGAAAAGGCGGTCATTCAGTTGGTCGAAGCTGGTTTGGTGAAGACGTTTGGTGATCTGTACCGGCTGAATGATCGGCGAGCCGAGCTGCTTGACTTGGATCGGATGGGTGAGAAGAAAGTGGAGGGCATGCTGGTGGGGATCGAAGCGAGTAAGGAGCGTGGGCTGGCACGCGTGCTGGCGGGGCTGGGGATCCGGCACGTTGGCGGGCGGGCGGCCGCGATTCTGGCGGGGCATTTCGGTGATGTGAAGTCGTTGTCCGCGGCTGACGTGGAGACGATCGCGGATGTTGATGAGATCGGGCCGATCACGGCGGCTTCAGTGCATGACTTTGCGAGCAGCGATGCGGGGCGTGGGATTCTGGGGGATTTGGCGTCGTGCGGTGTGGACCTGACGCAGGAGCAGGTAGCGGTTCCGGCGGGAGATGGGCCGTTTGTCGGCAAGCGTGTCGTGATCACGGGGACGTTCGAGGCGATGGATCGCAAGGCGATCAAGCAGCGGGTTGAGGCGATGGGCGGGCGTGTGTCGGGGAGTGTGTCGGGCAACACGGATCTGCTGCTGGCCGGGGAGCGGGCGGGGAGCAAGCTGGCGAAGGCGGAGTCGCTTGGCGTGGAGGTGTGGGACGAGGCGCGGCTGATGTCGGTTCTGGATGGTGAGGGTGAGTAG
- the rpsI gene encoding 30S ribosomal protein S9 — MRSTAQPATPDAGGFVWGTGRRKAAIARVRVRPGNGKMLVNSKEVDVYFTETQHREACRAPLNATETKDLDVFVNVHGGGITGQAEAILLGVARALKGYDPTLEQTLRDNNFLTRDPRKVERKKYGQRGARRRFQFSKR, encoded by the coding sequence GTGCGCAGCACCGCACAGCCGGCGACCCCCGATGCCGGCGGTTTCGTGTGGGGCACCGGTCGTCGTAAGGCGGCGATCGCACGCGTTCGGGTGCGTCCGGGCAACGGCAAGATGCTCGTGAACAGCAAGGAAGTCGACGTCTACTTCACCGAGACGCAGCACCGCGAGGCCTGCCGTGCCCCGCTCAACGCCACCGAGACCAAGGACCTGGACGTCTTCGTGAATGTCCATGGCGGCGGGATCACGGGTCAGGCGGAGGCGATTCTGCTCGGCGTGGCGCGTGCGCTGAAGGGGTATGACCCGACGCTGGAGCAGACGCTGCGAGACAATAACTTCCTGACGCGTGACCCGCGTAAGGTGGAGCGTAAGAAGTACGGTCAGCGTGGTGCCCGTCGTCGCTTCCAGTTCTCGAAGCGTTAA
- the rpsT gene encoding 30S ribosomal protein S20, which translates to MAHSLSAQKRVRQNIKRRALNRWRKRDLHDALVEYDEAILHASVEDAQKQLTDLYKLIDRTAAKGVIHRKTADRKKSRLAARLNAKAATA; encoded by the coding sequence ATGGCCCATTCCCTCAGCGCCCAGAAGCGAGTCCGTCAGAACATCAAACGCCGCGCCCTCAACCGCTGGCGCAAGCGCGACCTCCACGACGCCCTCGTCGAATACGACGAAGCCATCCTCCACGCCTCCGTGGAGGACGCTCAGAAGCAGCTCACCGACCTCTACAAGCTCATCGATCGCACCGCGGCCAAGGGCGTCATCCACCGCAAGACCGCCGACCGCAAAAAGTCACGCCTCGCAGCACGACTCAACGCCAAGGCCGCCACCGCCTGA
- the rplM gene encoding 50S ribosomal protein L13, which translates to MNRQTYLAKNEEVPRRWLQVDATDQVLGRLATRLALVLMGKHKPEYTPHHDVGDFVVVTNAERIRVTGRKLDQKHLKRFTGYPSGLKLTSYRDQMAKRPEKIIEEAVRRMLPKNKLARHQLKKLKVYSGTDHPHAAQQPEPLDVTTI; encoded by the coding sequence ATGAACCGTCAGACCTACCTGGCTAAGAATGAAGAAGTGCCGCGGCGCTGGCTGCAGGTGGATGCTACGGACCAGGTTCTGGGCCGGTTGGCGACCCGACTGGCGCTGGTGCTCATGGGCAAGCACAAGCCTGAATACACGCCGCACCACGACGTTGGTGATTTTGTGGTGGTGACGAACGCAGAGCGTATTCGGGTCACGGGCCGCAAGCTGGACCAGAAGCATCTCAAGCGTTTTACCGGCTATCCCAGCGGTCTGAAGCTCACGAGCTACCGCGATCAGATGGCGAAGCGTCCTGAGAAGATCATCGAGGAGGCCGTTCGCCGGATGCTCCCTAAGAACAAGCTCGCCCGTCATCAGCTCAAGAAGCTGAAGGTTTACAGCGGAACGGACCATCCCCACGCGGCGCAGCAGCCTGAGCCGCTGGACGTGACCACGATCTGA
- the mfd gene encoding transcription-repair coupling factor — MTELAPWLATIGSSAEVDGLARALRASEHKRVAVRGCRGSLPTVLAGLVNRACGVPVLLVVAHLDEADDAVDDLEGLAAHGLLVDVRRFGALEVLPGESGINLELVGERLGLVRRLGEGDVPGVIVAPIQALMQPVPEPERLGRFFQRVGVGDQRDPVSLAEWLTGAGYTRVEAIEQPGDFAVRGGILDLYAASASAVDEAGNEVVVSGVRLDFFGDEIESIRQIDLDTMASGRGLKSVEWLGTSVDALVADEGTTTLMGLLPEATRVLMHEPMELSEQARGYYERLHDPRGIVAPVTVMGRLGRFGLCELADYSSPTPGAEVIELPSEVLPSFDTDARRAVDELTSLGQEAGREVVVLCRREAEAQRLGELLGELEESGPPPAIELGTVHRGFVWRSGECALTVVPHHELFHRYETRRRVRKIATEAGGEASDAFLDLEVGDYVVHVDHGIAKFTGIRSMRRSGMTQEFLTLEFAEKALLHVPATQIELVQKYIGGFSGRPPLSKLGGKRWSKQKDQVREAVKDLAAELLRVQAARATQPGIRYPGDTVWQREFEAEFPYEETEDQLSAIAAIKKDMGGDQPMDRLLCGDVGFGKTEVAIRAAFKAAEYGKQVAILVPTTVLAEQHHRTFMQRMADYPFKVACISRFRTGLEQRKVLKELEAGRLDVLIGTHRLLSEDVKFADLGLVVIDEEQRFGVEHKNKLLSFRMTADVLTMTATPIPRTLHMSMVGLRDISSLTTAPVDRRAVVTEVVPYDRNRVKQALVRELNREGQAYFVHNRVHNILSVADDIQRLVPDARVIVGHGQMPAAELQSVMLRFMRREADVLVSTTIIESGIDIPTANTMFINEADHFGLADLHQLRGRVGRGKHRGYCYLLLPEDRPVNDVAAKRLRAIEQYSMLGAGFRIAMRDLEIRGAGNLLGAEQSGHIAAVGYEMYCVLLEQETKRLRHETVVEAVRTHLELPVAGHLPKRWIGSDKHRMETYRRLSRADDLEAFDKVERALVEAYGDPPEQASRLLELAELRVAASRHGCRRIKLEEKDLIFTSDKAEELRGLFEEAPGRVSLVDDQTLYYRPPESYVSEPGTLLAVLRKLLVRPFREGVKVGPLAL; from the coding sequence ATGACGGAGTTGGCTCCGTGGCTCGCGACGATTGGTTCATCGGCGGAGGTCGACGGGCTGGCGCGCGCGCTGCGTGCCTCAGAGCACAAACGGGTTGCGGTGCGTGGTTGTCGGGGCTCTTTGCCGACGGTGCTGGCGGGGCTGGTGAATCGTGCGTGCGGTGTGCCGGTTCTGCTGGTGGTGGCGCACCTGGATGAGGCGGATGACGCTGTCGATGACCTCGAGGGTCTGGCCGCGCACGGGTTGTTGGTGGATGTTCGTCGTTTTGGTGCGTTGGAGGTTCTGCCGGGCGAGTCGGGGATCAATCTTGAGCTGGTGGGTGAGCGGCTGGGGCTGGTGCGTCGGCTGGGCGAGGGGGACGTGCCGGGCGTGATCGTGGCGCCGATTCAGGCTCTGATGCAGCCGGTGCCGGAGCCGGAGCGGCTTGGGCGGTTCTTTCAGCGTGTGGGGGTAGGGGATCAGCGAGACCCGGTGTCGCTGGCGGAGTGGCTGACCGGCGCGGGCTACACGCGTGTGGAGGCGATCGAGCAGCCGGGTGATTTCGCGGTGCGCGGGGGGATTCTGGATCTCTACGCGGCATCGGCATCGGCGGTGGACGAGGCGGGCAACGAGGTGGTGGTGAGCGGGGTGCGTCTGGATTTCTTCGGCGACGAGATCGAGTCGATCCGGCAGATTGATCTGGACACGATGGCTTCGGGTCGGGGGCTGAAGAGCGTGGAGTGGCTGGGGACGTCGGTGGATGCATTGGTGGCGGACGAGGGGACGACGACGCTGATGGGGTTGCTGCCTGAGGCGACGCGGGTGCTGATGCACGAGCCGATGGAGTTGAGCGAGCAGGCGCGTGGGTACTACGAGCGGCTGCACGACCCGCGTGGGATTGTTGCTCCGGTGACGGTGATGGGGCGGCTGGGGCGGTTCGGCTTGTGTGAGTTGGCGGACTATTCGTCGCCGACGCCCGGGGCGGAGGTGATCGAGCTGCCTTCGGAGGTGTTGCCGAGCTTTGACACCGATGCCAGGCGGGCCGTGGATGAGTTGACGAGCCTGGGGCAGGAGGCCGGACGTGAGGTTGTGGTGCTCTGCCGGCGAGAGGCGGAGGCGCAGCGGCTGGGCGAGTTGCTGGGTGAGTTGGAAGAGAGCGGGCCGCCGCCGGCGATCGAGCTGGGGACGGTGCATCGGGGGTTCGTGTGGCGGTCTGGCGAGTGTGCTCTGACCGTCGTGCCGCATCACGAGTTGTTCCATCGGTACGAGACACGGCGTCGGGTTCGCAAGATCGCGACGGAGGCGGGCGGGGAGGCATCGGACGCGTTCCTGGACCTGGAGGTGGGCGATTATGTGGTGCACGTCGATCACGGGATCGCGAAGTTCACGGGGATCCGTTCGATGCGTCGGAGCGGGATGACGCAGGAGTTCTTGACGCTTGAGTTCGCGGAGAAGGCGTTGCTGCACGTGCCGGCGACGCAGATCGAGCTGGTGCAGAAGTACATCGGCGGGTTCTCGGGTCGGCCGCCCTTGTCGAAGCTCGGGGGCAAACGCTGGAGCAAGCAGAAGGATCAGGTGCGCGAGGCGGTGAAGGACCTCGCGGCGGAGTTGTTGCGTGTGCAGGCGGCGCGGGCGACGCAGCCGGGGATCCGGTACCCGGGCGACACGGTGTGGCAGAGGGAATTCGAGGCGGAGTTCCCTTACGAGGAGACGGAGGACCAGCTCTCGGCGATCGCGGCGATCAAGAAGGACATGGGGGGGGATCAGCCGATGGACCGGCTGCTCTGCGGGGATGTGGGGTTCGGTAAGACGGAGGTGGCGATCCGGGCGGCGTTCAAGGCGGCGGAGTACGGCAAGCAGGTGGCGATTCTCGTGCCGACGACGGTGCTTGCGGAGCAGCATCACCGGACGTTTATGCAGCGTATGGCGGACTACCCGTTCAAGGTGGCGTGTATCTCGCGGTTCCGGACGGGGCTTGAGCAGCGCAAGGTGCTCAAGGAGTTGGAGGCGGGGCGGCTGGATGTGCTGATCGGGACGCACCGGTTGCTGTCGGAGGACGTGAAGTTCGCGGATCTGGGGCTGGTGGTCATCGACGAGGAGCAGCGGTTCGGGGTGGAGCACAAGAACAAGCTGCTGAGCTTCCGGATGACGGCGGACGTGCTGACGATGACGGCGACGCCTATTCCGCGGACGCTGCACATGTCGATGGTGGGTCTGCGGGATATCTCGTCGCTGACGACGGCACCGGTAGACCGGCGGGCGGTGGTGACGGAGGTGGTGCCTTACGACCGCAACCGCGTGAAGCAGGCGCTGGTGCGTGAGTTGAATCGCGAGGGGCAGGCGTACTTTGTGCACAACCGCGTGCACAACATCCTGTCGGTGGCGGATGACATCCAGAGGCTGGTGCCCGATGCGCGGGTGATCGTCGGGCATGGGCAGATGCCCGCAGCGGAGTTGCAGTCGGTGATGCTCCGGTTCATGCGTCGTGAGGCGGACGTGCTGGTGAGCACGACGATCATCGAGAGCGGCATCGATATCCCCACGGCGAACACGATGTTCATCAACGAGGCGGACCACTTCGGGCTGGCGGACCTGCATCAGCTACGGGGGCGTGTGGGGCGCGGCAAGCACCGGGGTTACTGCTACCTGCTGCTGCCTGAGGACCGCCCGGTGAATGATGTGGCGGCGAAGCGGCTGCGTGCGATCGAGCAGTACTCGATGCTTGGGGCGGGGTTTCGGATCGCGATGCGGGACCTGGAGATCCGTGGTGCGGGGAATCTTCTGGGCGCGGAACAGTCGGGGCACATCGCGGCGGTGGGTTACGAGATGTACTGCGTGCTGCTGGAGCAGGAGACGAAACGGCTGCGTCACGAGACCGTGGTGGAGGCGGTGCGGACGCACCTGGAGTTGCCGGTGGCGGGGCACCTGCCCAAGCGGTGGATCGGGTCGGACAAGCACCGGATGGAGACGTACCGCCGGCTGAGTCGTGCCGACGATCTGGAGGCGTTCGACAAGGTGGAGCGGGCGCTGGTCGAGGCGTATGGCGATCCGCCTGAGCAGGCGTCGCGGCTGCTCGAACTGGCGGAGTTGCGTGTGGCTGCGAGCCGGCATGGGTGTCGACGGATCAAGTTGGAGGAGAAGGATCTGATCTTCACTTCGGACAAGGCTGAGGAACTGCGGGGTCTCTTCGAGGAAGCGCCGGGTCGGGTGAGTCTGGTTGATGATCAGACGCTCTACTACCGTCCGCCTGAGTCGTATGTGTCGGAGCCGGGGACGCTCCTGGCGGTACTGCGCAAGTTGTTGGTACGCCCGTTTCGGGAGGGTGTCAAAGTAGGACCTTTGGCTCTCTAG
- a CDS encoding N-acetyltransferase produces MSAEVDITIRNATVADVPSIARLINDSAELGLMLPRPMATLYERVRELFVADRGGAVVGVGGLSIIWADLAEVVSLVVDAGCRGHGLGGRLVEACVGEARRLGVRRLMTLTYEQAFFERHGFVVVDRQALPLKVWSECLRCPKNQACDEIAMIRVLDDVAELTAPRADVAAPRPTLIPILAEGHPVVGDGIRRSSYPPVDGD; encoded by the coding sequence TTGAGTGCTGAGGTTGACATCACGATACGGAATGCCACGGTGGCGGACGTGCCGTCGATCGCGCGGCTGATCAACGACAGCGCGGAGTTGGGGCTGATGCTGCCACGGCCGATGGCGACGCTTTATGAGCGTGTGCGCGAGTTATTCGTGGCGGACCGAGGCGGAGCGGTGGTGGGCGTGGGGGGGCTGTCGATTATCTGGGCGGACCTGGCGGAGGTGGTTTCGCTGGTGGTGGACGCGGGCTGCCGTGGGCATGGATTGGGTGGACGTCTGGTGGAGGCGTGCGTGGGTGAGGCGCGGCGGCTGGGTGTTCGGCGTCTGATGACGCTGACGTATGAGCAGGCTTTTTTCGAGCGGCACGGCTTTGTGGTGGTGGACCGGCAGGCGCTTCCGTTGAAGGTGTGGAGCGAGTGCCTGCGGTGCCCGAAGAATCAGGCGTGCGACGAGATCGCGATGATCCGGGTGCTGGATGACGTGGCGGAGCTGACGGCGCCGCGTGCAGATGTGGCGGCGCCCCGGCCGACGCTGATCCCGATTCTCGCGGAGGGTCACCCGGTGGTGGGTGACGGGATTCGGCGTTCGTCTTATCCGCCGGTCGATGGCGATTAA
- a CDS encoding tRNA (cytidine(34)-2'-O)-methyltransferase, translating into MLHVAMYRPVIPQNTGAVARQCVGMNAHLHLIGPMGFEITDHAVKRAGLDYWPYLHLTEYADEAAFYDWLGERRVWLITKFGGTRFDRADYEDEDVLMVGNENHGLPESIHERHSGTRVSIPMPGTSLGNVRSYNVSNAAAIVMAMAMVRIADSDS; encoded by the coding sequence ATGCTGCATGTCGCGATGTATCGGCCGGTGATTCCGCAGAACACGGGGGCGGTAGCGCGTCAGTGCGTGGGTATGAATGCCCACTTGCACCTGATCGGGCCGATGGGGTTTGAGATCACGGATCACGCGGTCAAGCGAGCGGGTCTGGACTACTGGCCTTACCTGCATCTGACCGAGTACGCGGACGAGGCGGCGTTCTACGACTGGCTCGGCGAGCGTCGTGTCTGGCTGATCACGAAGTTTGGCGGGACTCGTTTTGATCGGGCGGATTACGAGGACGAAGACGTTCTTATGGTGGGCAATGAGAACCATGGCCTGCCGGAATCGATCCACGAGCGGCACTCTGGAACACGGGTGTCGATTCCGATGCCCGGAACGAGCCTTGGGAATGTGCGCAGCTACAACGTGTCGAATGCGGCGGCCATCGTCATGGCGATGGCGATGGTCCGGATCGCCGATTCAGATTCGTGA